From a single Tachypleus tridentatus isolate NWPU-2018 chromosome 6, ASM421037v1, whole genome shotgun sequence genomic region:
- the LOC143254483 gene encoding transient-receptor-potential-like protein, protein MDVESSNMSEDNFDKRKISEHFSIYSSPGQISMLKHEGQLSLAEKKFLLSVERGDLASVRRCLESNREKGNMNINCVDPLGRSALLMAIDNENLEMLELLIGFHIETKDALLHAISEEYVEAVEKLLEHEEKVHKNGEPHVR, encoded by the exons ATGGATGTAGAATCATCAAATATGTCTGAAGATAATTTCGACAAGAGAAAAATTTCAGAGCATTTTTCTATATATTCAAGTCCTGGTCAGATTTCTATGCTGAAACATGAAGGTCAGCTTTCATTGGCAGAGAAGAAATTTCTGTTATCAGTAGAAAGAGGAGACTTAGCATCAGTTAGAAG ATGTCTGGAGAGCAACAGGGAAAAGGGAAATATGAACATCAATTGTGTTGACCCTCTGGGGCGTTCCGCCCTTCTCATGGCTATTGATAACGAGAACCTAGAAATGCTGGAACTGTTGATCGGGTTCCACATCGAAACGAAAGATGCGTTATTACATGCAATAAGTGAAGAGTACGTGGAGGCGGTCGAGAAGCTTCTGGAACACGAAGAAAAGGTCCACAAGAATGGAGAACCCCACGTGAGATGA